In Streptomyces ambofaciens ATCC 23877, a single genomic region encodes these proteins:
- a CDS encoding FtsK/SpoIIIE domain-containing protein: MVAVVVVVAAAGLLRWRRPAWYWLTFGALVATVRVLVRYASVMEACGLTVPPSRWRLALARMANRPAPESRPPRILRLRPTRTGLVLRLKLRPGQDAFDVAATTDRLRHSFGVYGVTSRELRSGVVEVRMTGYDVLQRVQMPATAETRPMRIPVALREDGAVHYRDYRAVPHGLTLGATESGKSVYQRNLVAGLAPHHVALVGIDCKQGVELFPLARRFSALADNPDTALDLLEALVGHMEDVYQLIRAEQRISVAVPDAEIAADIWDLREDLRPVPVVVLVDEVAELALFATKDEEKRRDRIITALVRLAQLGRAAGIYLEICGQRFGSELGKGITMLRAQLTGRTAHRVNDETSANMAFGDVSPDAVLAAIQIPTDTPGVAVTGDSTGGWARIRAPHTTLREAVNICNKHADRTPDVPALAAFRPALAPLPQARVPLSKTAPATA, encoded by the coding sequence ATGGTCGCTGTGGTTGTGGTCGTCGCTGCTGCGGGTCTCCTGCGGTGGCGGCGCCCCGCCTGGTACTGGCTCACCTTCGGGGCCCTGGTCGCGACGGTGCGGGTCCTGGTCCGCTACGCCTCGGTCATGGAAGCGTGCGGGCTGACGGTCCCGCCCTCACGCTGGCGGCTGGCTCTGGCCCGGATGGCGAATCGGCCGGCGCCTGAGTCCCGGCCGCCGCGCATCTTGCGGTTACGTCCCACTCGTACCGGCCTGGTCCTGCGGCTCAAGCTCCGGCCGGGACAGGATGCCTTCGACGTGGCCGCCACCACCGACCGACTCCGCCACTCCTTCGGCGTCTACGGCGTCACCTCCCGTGAACTGCGCTCAGGTGTGGTCGAGGTGCGGATGACCGGCTACGACGTCCTCCAGCGGGTGCAGATGCCCGCCACAGCCGAGACGCGGCCGATGCGCATCCCTGTGGCGCTGCGGGAGGACGGTGCGGTGCACTACCGCGACTACCGTGCCGTCCCGCACGGTCTGACCCTGGGGGCCACGGAGTCCGGGAAGTCCGTCTACCAGCGCAATCTGGTCGCCGGGCTCGCTCCGCACCATGTTGCCCTGGTCGGCATCGACTGCAAGCAAGGCGTGGAACTGTTCCCGCTGGCCCGCCGGTTCTCCGCGCTCGCCGACAACCCCGACACCGCCCTCGATCTCCTCGAAGCGCTCGTCGGACACATGGAGGACGTCTACCAGCTCATCCGGGCCGAGCAGCGCATCAGCGTCGCCGTGCCGGATGCGGAGATCGCCGCCGATATCTGGGACCTGCGCGAGGACCTGCGGCCAGTGCCGGTCGTGGTCCTGGTCGACGAGGTCGCCGAACTCGCTCTCTTCGCCACCAAGGACGAAGAGAAGCGCCGCGACCGCATCATCACTGCCTTGGTCCGCCTCGCCCAGCTCGGCCGCGCCGCTGGCATCTACCTCGAAATCTGCGGGCAGCGCTTCGGCTCCGAACTCGGCAAGGGAATCACCATGCTCCGTGCCCAGCTCACCGGCCGTACCGCCCACCGCGTCAACGACGAAACGTCCGCGAACATGGCCTTCGGTGACGTGTCACCCGATGCCGTCCTGGCTGCCATCCAGATCCCCACCGACACACCCGGCGTCGCTGTCACCGGTGACTCGACAGGCGGCTGGGCCCGTATCCGCGCCCCGCACACCACGCTGCGCGAGGCCGTGAACATCTGCAACAAGCACGCCGACCGCACACCTGATGTGCCCGCGCTGGCCGCCTTCCGGCCTGCCCTCGCCCCGCTGCCCCAGGCCCGGGTGCCGCTGTCCAAGACAGCCCCCGCCACCGCCTGA
- a CDS encoding DUF2637 domain-containing protein, producing MARPALRIDAVLVQAVIAGALSFAHLHDLAAAAGQDGWKAWAYPVSVDLLLVAAWRRLRTDGPSRLAWSWFVIALVASLGANVATAGLLDLNDVPAWLRILVAAWPALAFMGGTLLAHTATHHEPEAPAPTQPAPEPPAFTDEHDLVRVDDTEEPPELPAPGLQQAPAPPAVPAPPVPAALIDHARKVAADHEHRTGSPIDTDTLRTRLGVPPQLADAIAAQLA from the coding sequence ATGGCCCGCCCCGCTCTCCGCATCGACGCCGTGCTCGTCCAGGCCGTCATCGCCGGGGCACTGTCCTTCGCCCACCTTCACGACCTGGCCGCCGCTGCCGGACAGGACGGCTGGAAAGCCTGGGCCTACCCCGTCTCGGTCGACCTGCTCCTGGTCGCAGCCTGGCGCCGACTGCGCACCGACGGACCGTCCCGGCTGGCCTGGTCCTGGTTCGTCATCGCCCTGGTCGCCTCGCTCGGCGCCAACGTCGCCACCGCCGGACTCCTCGACCTGAACGACGTCCCGGCCTGGCTTCGCATCCTCGTCGCCGCCTGGCCCGCCCTGGCCTTCATGGGCGGCACCCTCCTCGCCCACACCGCCACCCACCACGAGCCGGAAGCGCCGGCACCCACCCAACCGGCGCCCGAACCCCCGGCCTTCACGGACGAACACGACCTCGTGCGCGTGGACGACACCGAAGAACCCCCGGAACTCCCCGCACCCGGACTCCAGCAGGCCCCGGCTCCGCCCGCGGTTCCCGCCCCGCCGGTCCCGGCTGCACTGATCGACCACGCCCGCAAGGTCGCCGCCGACCACGAACACCGCACCGGCAGCCCTATCGACACCGACACACTCCGCACCCGCCTCGGCGTCCCGCCCCAGCTCGCCGACGCCATCGCCGCCCAGCTCGCCTGA
- a CDS encoding mobile element transfer protein: MPARDHFHSVMRIGPVQIGTHRDRHGRTKHAAVCTNDRCGWSADYTAQSAAQLAARTHRCKVS, from the coding sequence ATGCCTGCCCGCGACCACTTCCACTCCGTGATGCGGATCGGCCCCGTGCAGATCGGCACCCACCGCGACCGCCACGGCCGCACCAAGCACGCCGCCGTGTGCACCAACGACCGCTGCGGCTGGTCCGCCGACTACACCGCCCAGTCCGCCGCACAGCTCGCCGCCCGCACCCACCGCTGCAAGGTCAGCTAG
- a CDS encoding GGDEF domain-containing protein has product MDPQTAATLLPLLGWALHGSVLTRRLASARRDPLTGLHTRAGWTARAEHCIHRHPRAAVLLVDLDHFKTLNDTHGHAAGDAALIATAHRLSSWCGRHGTAGRLGGDEFVTAIRDLDAVDLDALTTALHQPTNYDGTALPLAASVGVCRVAELPVPALTDALAAADAAMYAAKGRSRRGSRPAR; this is encoded by the coding sequence GTGGACCCGCAGACAGCCGCGACCCTCCTGCCGTTACTCGGCTGGGCCCTGCACGGAAGCGTCCTCACCCGCCGCCTCGCCTCCGCCCGCCGCGACCCCCTGACCGGCCTGCACACCCGCGCCGGATGGACCGCCCGCGCCGAACACTGCATCCACCGCCACCCCCGCGCGGCCGTGCTCCTGGTCGACCTCGACCACTTCAAAACCCTCAACGACACCCACGGCCACGCCGCCGGAGACGCCGCCCTCATCGCCACCGCCCACCGCCTGAGCAGCTGGTGCGGACGCCACGGAACCGCCGGCCGACTCGGCGGAGACGAATTCGTCACCGCCATCCGCGACCTGGACGCCGTCGACCTCGACGCCCTCACCACCGCACTCCACCAGCCCACGAACTACGACGGCACCGCCCTGCCGCTGGCCGCCTCGGTGGGGGTCTGCCGCGTCGCTGAGCTGCCGGTGCCCGCGCTCACCGATGCCCTCGCCGCCGCTGATGCGGCCATGTACGCCGCCAAGGGCCGTAGCCGCCGGGGCTCGCGCCCTGCTCGCTGA